The genome window TACAATATTtcactaacaaaaaaataaaatctgatCATTAACATAGTAAAAaagtgttttgtaattgctATCAATAAGGTACTCTTATTTCATGGATTGACTAGCTTCATCAATGGTTTTAGAAATATTAATACTTGTTTTGCATGATGATTTTATTAATTTCCGATAGGCTTTAtgtatagtaggtacctattagatTTCGTAACACTTAATAGGTAGCTTATTCTATAAATTATTTGTGTGGAATGACTTATAATAAGAACACACAGTTACAAATAAAGGGTACCTAAATACAAGTTACGTCTCgcgtaatgttatttattattgataagTGTTACAAACAatagaataaatatattataatttttgatGTAAATATAACTGATTTGATATCTATACGCCGTCTAAATACTTATATTAAACAGGTACCTATATAACTTAGTAGCTCGACTAAGTAGGTACACGGGCTTCTAATCCATTGGATTTTTCACATACTTAATCATGGTACCTAAGTCAACAAGACAGTACATGATTTATTTGATTACTGATTTGTAAATGGGTCTAGAATCAAGTGTCTAgtgatttatgtatattttgccGGGACATACCTGCAGTTTAACTCAATTCGCGACTAGCGCTATTTTAGTGCGTAACATTGCAGCAAAATATATCAACCCCTGAACTATACACATAAGCCTAAGTACAATCGATAAACAACTCCGTAGAAAATAACGTACGTCTGTTATAAACTagttgatagatagataatgaAACTCGTCACACTACCGGTGTGACGGGGCGCTAACTCAACTTCAGGGCGGTTCTAGAATTTGTAATAGACCTACTCAAATGTAAAAGCTCTGTAACATATTTCAAACACGAACCGCGACAAAATTAGCGCCGACGAAGTTCGTAAAACGACTTTATAGTTGGTCATGACGACTAGAATCGTGTTAGCGCCTCGTCACGCCGACAGTGTGGCGAAAGCttgatatttataatattaaacgaAGGCGGGCGGGCGTACGTCGATGGTCCGGATGATGCGGCGCGCTACCGGTCCGGGCCACATCCAGCCGCCGTCGCTCAGCGCTACCAGTCACACCGGGCCTGGCCATTCGGAGTTCTCCTGGAATAACACATACTAATTTACTTGCTCCAACTGACCACTAGGTCATTTATCTgcataaagaaacaaaatgcGTTCAAGTGTTTTTATCCCCAGCCATGTTAAATACAATAATCGATCACTAGTGAGATGGGCTGATCATTTGTCGCCACAGGGTTGTCAAAAGCTGACTCTaaagctgcaagttgtctttcaaTTAGTTATTTGTAACTCTGCTCACATAAGCTCTCACCCCATAAGGGATAGCATGTATAGATTATGTAGGCATTGAACAGCATGGTAGACTATTATTAATAAGGGAAGGCTTTAGATAGATATACACCTACGTAGTTACATTATAAGGATTATTGGGACATTATCTTTGTACTGCTGCTTACGCCTGGCACTTACAGTAGGCGTTGAGACATGTAATTAGTTATTTTAGGTAGGTCTTTATTTGGgctgcataccagcgagatgttaACAGTCTTAGGGTGCATGGGGCTCTGCGGCGCGGCGTTGGCGGTGAAGTAACCGCCGGGCCGTGGCCGCAGGTGACGGTTGTGTAGCTCCATCTGAACTATCTTCATAAATTCGATCTGAGCTGCTAGTTTCTGGACTTCCTCCTGTGAAATAAACATCAAAGAATTAGCGTAGGAtagctaagtttttttttaattaagtagttcTGTTTAACGCAATAAAAGCCCCTGCTACTACTTACGTCTTTCAGTACTTACGTACAGAGACAGTGAATGTAAGGGTTATAAGGTCATTGTGCACCCGTAGAGTGCTACGGCTATTAACTATGGTAATGAGTTCTGTGTGCAATCGTgtttattttaggtacttaatgttGCTATGTTGGCGTTCTGGTTAACCTAGAATGCTCTTGTATAGGTACCACGTTGTCAGCGTACTCGATTGTTGTTTCTCTTGGTCACTCATTGTCTTGGATATCATATTTAGAGCATTCGGTAATCGTATGCATAGTATATGCAGGtagataacggcctctgtgttccagtggttgagcgttggattcacgatctggaggccataggttcgaatcccgtaggggacatatcacaaaaatcactttgtgatccctagtttggttaggacattaggggctgatcacctgattgtccaaaagtaagattatccgtgcttcggaaggcacgttataaatgtaagtgagtaatcgttgcatgagccatgtcagtggcctttggcggctcaatcataacctaaccctaacaccagggttgtgccacacgataagaaggagcaggtagatataaattattaagGTCACTATACCTTGAGCTCCTCATTCTCCTGGTAGAGGTCAGGAGGCTCGTCTGGCACCAGGCCGATGCCGTTGAGTGAAGAGGAGGCCGGCACTCCCCGCGCACGCGCCCTGCTATCCCACGTGTCGCCTGTGCCGCGGACTACGCGCATCACCTGAGCGGacattttgaattatttataagtacattgGTAAAGGAATACTAATACAGTTTGCTCGACACATAAactaagttcacgactatatcccaataggggtagtacatccatcggaagttgaattaagtacctacccacaTTTTACCAAGCCACCACCACCATCCACCATTGTAGACGaccaaccatcatcatcatagaccattatagatggcgattcgactcaccacctatcatgttgatcTAACGTTCGTCTAGTTCTAactatagttcatcttgcgatggatgtacctcttactaGCTCACCaacgtagcctgggaagtccCTTATAGCatttttggttatttatttGCATCACATCTTgcattaattacttacatacatctaGGTTACTGAGGGTTGgcgaggttgataatccacctcccaacccacacgataagtagaAGATGCATCTAGGtactatgatccaaatatgcttattataaaagtataattttgcttTGGATATTATGAAAAGTATTGTGGGGACAGAACGTTTTCTTTCGGTTTGATTGGGTTAGGAAATTTTGCACATACAAGTAAGGAAACAAGAACTTCTCGATCGAGATGAACTTCTTACCTTGGGTAAGAAGACAAGTAGCACTGTAGTTGAAGTGGAAAGCTGTGTTCTGATGAACCCAAGGAGATATTTGATATCCGGTCCCGCACGTGGCAATATTAGTAAGCTGGAAACATAAATATTAAGCTTATCTTAACTATGTTTCTTTTTGTGTAAGTAAGCTTTTCAATAACGCTATCTTCCgtcttagaatagaataacactaaacttcatcatctccctaaaattatcccgtttttcacagggtccgctttctcaacctgaagatttgacagatccagtttttacagaagcgactgcctgtttgaccttccaacccgcgaagggaaaaccagctcaatacaggtaaAGTCATATGTGACTTGTGGGAGGTATGCCTCCCATAATGCGGGAATGTgtgttttctcacgatgttttccttcaccgctgagttgataatcatttatgatccaatccaaacatgaatttgaaaccaaattcgacaatcattggtttaggcctgtgctggattcgaaccggcgacttcaaagtgagaggcaagcgttctaccaaatgAGTTACCACGGCTCACTAGGTAGAGGTAAATAATAGGTATTATATGATTCTGTATTTGCGTAAGTACTCACTGAAAGGCGATCATAAGCGAGTTGACAGTGAAAATGTTGTAGATGGCTATAGATATGAGTCGTGCTTCATTGTATAGACTCTCTGCATGTCTTACTCGGTAGCACACCCGTACGCCCCATAGCAGGAACAAGATTTCACCTGGAATATAGCCATAAGGATATGGTAAGTTTTCGAAACGATACACTAAACATCGTGAAAAATTTCTAAGTCATACTAACAGTCAATTTACATCAAATGCAGGGCAAAGGTGTTCTCAGCGAATGGAGTCGGCACCTTAGATACCGAcggagaatactccaccacaaCGCTAGTTAAGTAGTAGATAATGATACACAGCGGATGGTATGTAAAAGTATACAAAGTGGCTTATAAtgggtctcccataataccagggCCGCGGCCAGTGCTAAGCATGTGACagggcattatgctgagggagattctttttttattttgaccgCCTCCACAATGTGTATTTTAAGTATTggtacatatttttaaatatttctgtctttttgttttttaggtaaatttaagtttgttaatatagcataaaagatggtgtgacgacctcaatgcttatcggaaggattggccggagatcgcgcaaagtcgagaggagtggaaaaatcaaggggaggcctttgcccagcagtgggatcgtataggctaaataagataagataagaatatagcattctttctttctttcaaagtaGGTGGatatatttatgattataaACAAAGCTTTTTACCTATAGCTAAGCTGTGATCCCACCAGTTGTATGTACACTGCTTGAACTTTAATCCTCTGTTGTCAGTtatctgaaaaataaattagtgtAATCAGACTACGGCTATGATTCGCCATCGACATGATGCAAAGGAAGAAAATGGCAATAACAGTGGGGTGTGTTTGAATCCTTTAACAGTTTTTTCCAGATATTTCTATCTTGGGGTCAGCTCCCTCCCAAATCCACCACATGGTTAccttaaatttattatattgaCCGTAAttttctggaggtggaggccagGATTCCTAAAGCACATGATATTCTAATTTAGGCTCCAACCTCTCCAAAAAATATGTACCTTATGGCTCCAATATGTTATTCTCAATAATTTAATCAATTTTGTAGCCAGaaagaatattaaataacttaagtAATGCTTTAAAGTATTCCATCGGACCTCTTAGCTTCCGGCCACTCGACAGATCCAAAATCAAGTCACCAGATAGAGCGAGTGCACAGTGGGATTAATAGACAAATAAATCTTACATTTTCAGCATCAGGCGGCGCAGATAGAGTCCAAGTACAGAGGTATACCAGCATGATGAGCAGGATGGGAGCCATCCACTGTAGTAGCTGCTTATCTGTCAACTTCAGCTTGTGTGCTGACTTCACGCGGTAGGTTAATGACACTCTGAAATATTGTTGAAAAACGTGAGCTGAATGTATTCGTCATTTATTAGATACTCTTTCGGGGACCGTACACAAATAATTTAGATTAGATAGTATTTATAGAGAGTCTTAATAACAAAGCATAACATTAAGCTAATGACCATGCCAATGGTAATGATaattcccaattggggcagtcagagatACCACATTACATCTCAAATTATGCAAGATTTTATGAAGTTTACTTAGAAGACATCGTGCAATTATAGTTTATAGTTTTCCGAGTCATATTTCCTGCATACAGAACCGGAATAgtggtataagtaggtataatccAATCCAAACTTTACTACTTTCTCTTTACTTGCCTGTTTTGGGATACTATCAAAAtggtattacttacttacattgatTTTGATTGTTTGGCCAGTTACAAAACAACACTGAAATAGATATTCAAACCTCTTACCTCCATGTCTTCATCAGTAGAGCAGTGTATGTGATGCAGAATCCCATGTGGCGCGTCCATTTTGTAGCGATGCACGAATATCTGTCCAACACCGGAAATATTGCTGCCATCTGTAAATAATAGTAAACTTTATATGAAATAGTTGTTTTTagaagcgatattttttttttgtataagacCCGTAGTCTTGAAAAATTGAGATTTTATAACGGTTCTTGGTTAAGCTTTCGTCATACTGGCGGCGTGACGGGGCGCTTTAGCGCGACGCTATGCTAGTAGTTGTCATAGTATCAACTGAGACGTCACACTGCGGGCGACGTCACGCTCGTATGTGACAATGACATATTGCGATCCTTGGAAATCTTTTcgctaaaataaaatacttacttacttacataataaaatagcctctgtggtcctgtggttcaccggcatGATTTTCAATCGGAGAGCCCCAGTACTTACTAGACATGcgcgtattaatttatcttaagtgtagttttcactaaagTAGCAAAGGGtagctaagccgttggtcccggctattagccgtaaaaacacctccactaacccgcattggagcagcgtggtggagtatgctccataccccctccggttgatttaggggaggcctgtgtccagcagtgggatgtatacatataggctgtttatgttatgttatgtagttttcactaacgcagttgacACGACCATTACCACTTAGTagtatagacagcgatacggctcaccacctaccgcgctggtctaacagaaaggtcggtggGTTGTGAGttttcatcttgtgatggatgtatctctgactaccccaattgggatatagtcgtgagcttctagttatgttataaaataccTAGGCATAAGACAAGGTTGATTGACAAACTCACCTCCATATACATGATAGCACACCCAAGTAGTGTGATGGAGAGGAACACAGGGCTGGCAACTCGGAAGACCTTGACCCGGCGGTGGTGGTGCGTGTAGATTACCAGCACCACCGTCATCACGGCGCAGCTCACTGATATCACCAGCAGAGCTATCCTGGAAGATGAAGAGTTAGAGCTTGTTAGTTTTTAAATCAGCCTTGTTTCTGCTTTCATCTGATTTAGTGGGGTGGGATCTAAGCAACAAAGAACGTGTTGAGATTTTCGTCTGGCATGTCCTAAAAAGTGACAGAGGGATTGTACTCTTTCTGACATGGCGGTTCATCTATCGAAAGGTAAatcactgactcactcattaCGAAATTTGAGAAACTACAGACGTGCTCACTAAGATGGGATTTTGCAAATAGGGCTGCCAAAGATTTTATCAAACTTCTGTAGTTGTAAccgtacaaacaaacaaacaaacagagtCGAAAACAGAGACGAGTGGATATGACCGTCTGATGACaggtgcttacataagtacttaactagCTTTTACCCGCGACTCTGTAAACAACAACTACTTATAGAAGTTTGATAAAACCTTGCTACTTCTTtttgcaaaatcccgtcttgAGCGCCTTCAAAAGTATCAGATTTTGTAAGACTCGTACCGGAAGGGCCAGTTGTAAGTGGCGAGACAGGGCTCGGGGCCGCGACAGGACTCGCAGCCGGGCTGGCACTGCAAGCACTCGTACGGCTCACTCCAGTTGTCTACTCCATTCTCTTCGTACTCTTGGTATGCCActggaattaaaaaataaagttcttTGTATtacaacatcgtgaggaaacgccgtaagaccgaatgtcacCTAATATACATCATCAATGTCCAAACCCCAATGTTATGCGAGGATATATCTATATCCTCGTGTATTGGGTAGATACTCAAGACCTGTTTTCAAAGGTATTTGACTTAATCTGTGACCGAACTGGtatcccttcgggttggaagggtATATTGGCATTTGCTGCTGTATAAGGACCAGACCTGACAAATGTTTAAGGAAGCGGGATGACGCCAGGGAGATGATAGAGTTACCTACTCGTAGACTCTTATTAATAAAATCTTTGTCTTCGTCGTGTGTTTAGGGTATCATATTCTTTGGAATTGGACTTGCCACGGCAGGGGTGGTAGAAGGATTCACCACGTTGTTGCCGATTGCTTAGAGCAACTACCTATTACTTAAGTGCTGCAATCTGACACCGattaaaaattaattgaaaaacatATGAACGTGTAAGTAATATAAACGCTATTATTTCCAAGGGAATTAATTTGTGTTTTGCAAACGCTAATTGGATTAGCAACCAAATGGCTCTTATTACTGGACGTGTTTAATTACCGCGACCTGTTTCCATTAAGTGTTAAGCTTATCCATTAGTAGTGGCTATCCATTAGACGCAGCTTAAGCTTTTGATTGactggtaggtacctaccttagTGGGGTAAGTTACCCACGGTTACGTTACGTCGTCGTTGCGTTGCATCGAAATGATCTATAAATCGTTGAGGTGAATCTACACCACATCTTGTGACGTCGTGTCGGACTGAACCGCATAACGGTCAGGATTTGTTACCATTATTTTCagactaacagcctccgtggtctagtggttagagcgttaggctcacgatgtggATATCCGGGTTTGATttccaatggggacattgtcgaaatcattttgtgtaactgtcctttgtttggtaaggactttccaggcttgaatcacttgattgtctgaaaaagggcacgttaagccgttggtcccggctaatagccatacacctccaccaactcgcagtggagcagcgtggtggagtatacccctccggttgattgaggggagccctgtacccagcagtgggatgtatatatattttgtttatgttttattttcagactaaaACCTAAGCAAAAAGAATATGTAAGTAAAAACCTTTCAAAGACCCATCCGGCTCCATAGAGCTACTTAATGATTAATACTCACTGAATTCTGACACGTTCTGAAATCATATTATATTTAACTACCTTCTACCTgacggacctgtcatatctgcAGAttcggtaagcggaccccgtgaaaacggtaTTACGCTAGGGAGGTGCTGAACTTACCTTCAACCAAAGATCCATTGAAACCATCTGGATGATGAATAGAGTAGAAGCCAGGGCGGCAACGACAGATATAGGACCCCCGCGCCCATCCTGCATGTCTGCCTATTTCCCTGATTGGTTTATATTCGCACtgggaaaaaaaaatctacataaatacttaagacTTATTTCTTACATACAGAAATATGTTCCATAAGCACATCTGTTAAAACAAGTACTTGATCCTTAAATTACGAATAACTTGGAGCATTGTTAGTAACAAGCACTACACCTAGCTTAAAAATCTATATGGCCCCTTATCTATAGATAGCGGAGATAGGAAAGAGTTGCGCATCCATCCAGTTGAGGGCCAAATAAGGGGTTAAGGACCAAATCAAATCCATCTGGGTCCACCCCTGACTTgcagaatttaattttaaacttgaTTTTATCTTCATttcttagtaggtacctactatactcataaagtaagtatattttcctTTTATATGGATTGGGAGAAAATAAAGTTTTACCTTCTGTTGCTTATCGTTTCGGGCATATCGTAAACTTTCCAATGATAAAACTTACATATTCGCATATCGGATCATCATAGgattcatacagggtgttagtgacatcgtaatgaaaattaTGCcttcaaccattggaccacggaggcctttaaagtatggaactgaaaataatgtaaaaaacaaaaaaaagcatgaattttgcgacggaaatttctacttgataactactcagaatcatggtctgaatcatccctcatagttttcgttacgatgtgactaacaccctgtagataaAACGTCGTGCCATAATAACATTGtatattacatatattatattaattattactagGAATTAGATATAGGTTTGATTTACTTACGTAAGTGGTCTCATTGGGGCACTTGTGAGTGCCATGGAACGAGTATATCTGGTTGTCAGATTCTTCTGGGTTGTCCACTTCGCACTGATTTATTTCCAAACTAGATATGTCTATGTCCAGGGAGACTACTCCTTTCAGGctggaaaaaaaaagttttacacTTTGGATGACTTAAATTGAAACCCAATAAATCTTCTTCCGGTTAGGTTAAAAACTAGTCTAAAGGCATGAGCCCTTCATGCTGTATGCTTTGCTTTGGTgtgtgcgtcacccaacagggtctatataatataacgtcgtggttcacgccgcgacttgtccTGTggccttttttatttcaggacgtccaccaccaccttatgataatttcgacaaacatcccttttgcgtttttgtaattgtttagtggtgATATGaagttgttgtcttttttttgtatgtggcgcccttttataataaactatttctattctattcttgatATAAGTGAAgacacacgataggagaagacaCACATTATGGACCCAGAAGTCTACATAGTGCGCTTAAAGATCAGAGTGTAAACGCCCTTACTGCTGGATAACTCCTATTGTGTTGATTTTTATTGTCTTagataaatacaattatttttactaaatctATAATACGAACAGCATTTAAGGCTTTCAGGATCTACACGAGGAGACAGGTATAGGTATCGTATTTCTGTCACGTGATATGGTACAATGACCCGGAATCCATTAGCACTGTACATACTGCCAGGGTTCATTGTCTTTTACGATGCCATCTTGTAATGAAACGGGATGAAGTTTGTGTACGTGTAATGAAACTTGGTAACATCAAGCGTTTGCAGTATGAGATCTGGTGGTTAAACTATTGGGTCAAGTATCGAAGTAGCTATTTTGACGTCCTGAAATAAAATGACGAAGACGCTTGGTATTGTGGACTCTGTTGAGTGAGACACTAATATCTTGTtccacaaattattattattgcgtatggcagacaaaaataaaatatcctgtgtggatcatatatccaacttaagctcccctaagcaagtctctgccgcatccgtcacacaatgcagcccggctatgccacctgggaaccggtgtagagggcactcgttcactatgtgaaatattgtttgatccgggtgaccacaaaaatgtGTTAgtaatgtatataataatatattaaaatataatacaggTGGAGGTAGTCGTATTATGTAAACGCAAATCCATCTCAAATAAACATATACATCACTTTTGGCTTACCTACGAATAGTGGAGACTGGAACTGTATAGGACAGGAGCCACCGTTTAGCCTCACAACTGTAGTAAGGGTAAGTCCACCAACCATCCATCGTGGCCCCAGGAGGCGATGGCATGAACTTTGGCGAGCGAAGGGTCTCACTTTCATGCGCTGATACGTACCTAGAATTCAGAGTTACTGTTATTAGTGAACTGTATTCGAACTGCCAGCCAGCTGCCAAATTGGGGTTAGGTTGCAGTTTTTATGCAAATAgtataattggctacttgaccgATCTCAGATAAGTATTTTGAAAATTACTAACGCTTATTCtgttttctcgaaaaagctttatacttatctataacagaaaaaaaacatatttttctccaatgattttaaatttcgcgcgaaaacggttggtcacgtgacattttgcccactgacgtcacatttcaacgaACGAAGCTGTCAACCCGTATAACTTatacctgacagatagttttttgtttattctgtgaaatgtgacgtcacacgaagctcaatcacgGCCGCCCGTGTTCCAGGTCTTGTATAATAAACAGATtaaaaactgcaaaatatttaaatattatcttaataaaaaaaaactattggataattattgttaaatgataaactactatATCCCACATACTTCATATTTTGTTACCACTGTCAAATAGCCAATTGCGATGACATTGTAATGCAACATTTCGGTGTGCAGTTGTAATACTATTCTAAATTCTATTGAATTTGGGTTGCAATTTCGATGCAACTATGCCAACTACAACTGCTTTTAAACTGCAATTTCGTACTTTGCTTACAGTTCAAGTACAGTCCGTGTGagcagtttttttttcaagaatATAAGATGTTCGTGTCGCGCTTGAGACCATTAATAATGGCTACTATTAATCATCTTCCAGCAGTCATTATTTCCTCACACCACACTCTCGGAAAATAAAGTCGCTTGGCTGGAAAGTCATTTATCCTGGTAACGTAACTTCCAGATACTGAATTTTTAGCCttaacttaatattttattagaagAGATATTCGGAAAACGTGCTTTAAGATTTAGATATAAAGGGGAATCCAAACTTTTACATATGGTGAGTCTATGTGTAACCGATGAATACATtggtgttatgtgttttaattataaccgATGAATGTAGAAAATGTAATGTCGataacttaaatatatttttgagaaaAGTGCTTTTTGAGAAAAGAACTTCTTGAGTTAAGCATTTTCGATATGAAAAAAGGACTTTTTGAAAAGAACATTAGTTACAGGGGCGCTAAAAAGGACCCTACATACCATGTCATCTTCTAAAAGGTGTAACATCTTTTTATAAACATGATATCCGAAATCTTACCAAGGGTACTCAGGATCAGGTGGTTTGTCAATCTGTGGCACTTTGACAGGGGTTGGCTCAGCAGTGCCGTACCGTTCCCACGCCACGGCACTGTTGACTACGCCATCGGACCTCAGAACTACCGTCCTTGCCGCCACTGCCCGTTCCGGCGGACTTGGACCCAATACCAACCCTTGTGACACTGCCATAAGAGTATCTGTAAAAGAAAACCAGATTCAAAATCAGTTCGAGATTGTATTGCCTATCGATGGGCCAATATCGATAGTTTAAAAATACACCAACAGTATctatcgatactattgatagCTCATTT of Pectinophora gossypiella chromosome 16, ilPecGoss1.1, whole genome shotgun sequence contains these proteins:
- the LOC126374077 gene encoding probable G-protein coupled receptor CG31760 isoform X2, translating into MGGPRRMSSALLLPIALLSLPHAHAANATSYREEVESSLRLVHAVATGATGALCVTHRYGRLKAPLHAARWDSARSRADFAANLLQQLGLESADTLMAVSQGLVLGPSPPERAVAARTVVLRSDGVVNSAVAWERYGTAEPTPVKVPQIDKPPDPEYPWYVSAHESETLRSPKFMPSPPGATMDGWWTYPYYSCEAKRWLLSYTVPVSTIRSLKGVVSLDIDISSLEINQCEVDNPEESDNQIYSFHGTHKCPNETTYCEYKPIREIGRHAGWARGSYICRCRPGFYSIHHPDGFNGSLVEVAYQEYEENGVDNWSEPYECLQCQPGCESCRGPEPCLATYNWPFRIALLVISVSCAVMTVVLVIYTHHHRRVKVFRVASPVFLSITLLGCAIMYMEMAAIFPVLDRYSCIATKWTRHMGFCITYTALLMKTWRVSLTYRVKSAHKLKLTDKQLLQWMAPILLIMLVYLCTWTLSAPPDAENITDNRGLKFKQCTYNWWDHSLAIGEILFLLWGVRVCYRVRHAESLYNEARLISIAIYNIFTVNSLMIAFHLLILPRAGPDIKYLLGFIRTQLSTSTTVLLVFLPKVMRVVRGTGDTWDSRARARGVPASSSLNGIGLVPDEPPDLYQENEELKEEVQKLAAQIEFMKIVQMELHNRHLRPRPGGYFTANAAPQSPMHPKTVNISLNSEWPGPV
- the LOC126374077 gene encoding probable G-protein coupled receptor CG31760 isoform X1, coding for MGGPRRMSSALLLPIALLSLPHAHAANATSYREEVESSLRLVHAVATGATGALCVTHRYGRLKAPLHAARWDSARSRADFAANLLQQLGLESADTLMAVSQGLVLGPSPPERAVAARTVVLRSDGVVNSAVAWERYGTAEPTPVKVPQIDKPPDPEYPWYVSAHESETLRSPKFMPSPPGATMDGWWTYPYYSCEAKRWLLSYTVPVSTIRSLKGVVSLDIDISSLEINQCEVDNPEESDNQIYSFHGTHKCPNETTYCEYKPIREIGRHAGWARGSYICRCRPGFYSIHHPDGFNGSLVEVAYQEYEENGVDNWSEPYECLQCQPGCESCRGPEPCLATYNWPFRIALLVISVSCAVMTVVLVIYTHHHRRVKVFRVASPVFLSITLLGCAIMYMEMAAIFPVLDRYSCIATKWTRHMGFCITYTALLMKTWRVSLTYRVKSAHKLKLTDKQLLQWMAPILLIMLVYLCTWTLSAPPDAENITDNRGLKFKQCTYNWWDHSLAIGEILFLLWGVRVCYRVRHAESLYNEARLISIAIYNIFTVNSLMIAFHLLILPRAGPDIKYLLGFIRTQLSTSTTVLLVFLPKVMRVVRGTGDTWDSRARARGVPASSSLNGIGLVPDEPPDLYQENEELKEEVQKLAAQIEFMKIVQMELHNRHLRPRPGGYFTANAAPQSPMHPKTVNISLENSEWPGPV